In Bacteroidota bacterium, a single window of DNA contains:
- the rpoC gene encoding DNA-directed RNA polymerase subunit beta' has protein sequence MQTNKKTPKLNANFSKIRISLASPEMILQRSFGEVTKPETINYRSFKPEMGGLFCEKIFGPVKDYECHCGKYKRIRYKGIVCDRCGVEVTEKKVRRERMGHIELIVPVAHIWYFKSLPNKIGYLLGLSSKKLDMLVYYERYVVIQPGIKEDINKLDFLTEEEYNDIIEALPKENQYLDDSDPNKFIAKMGAEALEELLKGLKLDELSYELRHQAANETSQQRKTEALKRLKVIESFRASQKTGENEPEWMILRNLPVIPPELRPLVPLEGGRFATSDLNDLYRRVIIRNNRLKRLVDIKAPDVILRNEKRMLQEAVDSLLDNTRRANAVKTAGNRPLKSLSDMLKGKQGRFRQNLLGKRVDYSGRSVIVVGPKLKLNECGIPKGMAAELFKPFIIRKLIERGIVKTVKSAKKIVDRKESVIWEILENILKGHPVLLNRAPTLHRLGIQAFQPKLVEGKAIQLHPLTCTGYNADFDGDQMAVHVPLGNAAILEAQMLMLAPNNILNPANGAPIAVPSQDMILGLYYISKGKKSIAGSPVKGEGLTFYSPEEVIIAFNEKRADLNAWIKIKANVKENDVFENKYIETTIGRVLFNQVVPKEMGFINQTLTKKSLRNIIGEMVQTCGIKVTADFLDNIKDMGFYYAFRGGLSFSISDVKIPDLKKTLVEEARQQVEEVTMNYANGFITNNERYNQVIDIWTKVNSKVSDILLKQLSEDRQGFNPIYMMLDSGARGSKEQIRQLGGMRGLMAKPRKHVGGGGGEIIENPILANFKEGLSVLEYFISTHGARKGLADTALKTADAGYLTRRLHDVAQDVIITESDCGTLRGITMVALKDNDEVIESLSERILGRTGLHDIYNPKTNKLIIAAGEEIDENAAKKITEANIEEVEIRSVMTCESHSGVCAKCYGRNLATNRMVQKGEAVGVIAAQSIGEPGTQLTLRTFHVGGTASNIAAESEIKTKYEGIALFDEIKTIKTERVEDETGKSETVEIVISRSGDIRIHDPKSNALITTYHIPYSSTLFIKNNQKVSKNDLICSWDPYNAIILSDLDGLVEFFGLESGVSFKEEVDDQTGFKEKVIVDSKDKTIIPIIRINDKKGNLLKEINVPVGARLSVEDGQKIKAGDIIAKIPRSGSKTSDITGGLPRITELFEARNPSNPAVVSEIDGVVTYGGIKRSNREIVVESREGDVKRYLVPLSKHIYVQDGDFIKAGNPLSDGAITPQDILRVQGPTAVQEYILNGIQEVYRLQGVKINNKHIEIIIRQMMQKVEIVESGDTILLEGESVEKWEFNQENDAIFDKKVVLDAGDSTTMKPGQVVSLRELREENSKLKRQDMKQIEVRDAVAATMTPLLQGITKASLGTQSFLSAASFQETTKVLNEASISGKVDDLRGLKENVIVGHLIPAGTGLREYDDIVVGSKEEYEMLLASKNDSYSTDSHDREETVSSASH, from the coding sequence ATGCAAACAAATAAAAAAACACCAAAACTAAATGCTAACTTTAGTAAAATAAGAATCAGTTTGGCTTCTCCCGAAATGATACTACAAAGATCATTTGGTGAAGTAACTAAGCCGGAAACCATAAACTATCGCTCATTTAAGCCTGAGATGGGTGGTTTATTTTGTGAGAAAATTTTCGGACCCGTTAAAGACTATGAATGTCATTGCGGTAAATACAAGCGTATTCGCTACAAAGGAATTGTGTGTGACAGATGTGGTGTTGAAGTTACCGAAAAGAAAGTAAGACGTGAAAGAATGGGACATATCGAATTGATTGTTCCCGTTGCTCATATTTGGTATTTCAAATCACTACCGAACAAAATAGGTTATTTATTAGGGTTATCTTCTAAAAAATTAGATATGCTGGTTTACTATGAAAGATATGTAGTAATCCAACCCGGTATCAAAGAAGATATCAATAAGTTAGATTTCCTTACTGAAGAGGAATACAATGATATCATTGAAGCTCTTCCTAAAGAAAACCAGTATCTTGACGATTCAGACCCTAATAAGTTTATTGCAAAAATGGGAGCTGAAGCACTTGAGGAATTATTGAAAGGACTTAAGTTAGATGAACTTTCTTATGAATTAAGACATCAGGCTGCCAATGAAACCAGTCAGCAAAGAAAAACCGAAGCACTTAAAAGATTGAAAGTAATCGAATCGTTCAGAGCATCTCAAAAAACAGGTGAGAATGAACCTGAATGGATGATTTTACGCAATCTTCCTGTTATTCCTCCAGAGCTGAGACCTTTGGTTCCTTTGGAAGGTGGAAGATTTGCTACTTCTGACTTGAATGACCTTTACAGAAGAGTAATTATTAGAAATAATAGGTTAAAACGTCTTGTAGATATCAAAGCTCCTGATGTAATCTTACGAAATGAAAAGAGGATGTTGCAAGAAGCAGTTGACTCTTTGCTTGATAATACAAGAAGAGCTAATGCTGTGAAAACTGCCGGAAACAGACCACTTAAGTCCTTGAGTGATATGCTTAAAGGAAAACAAGGTCGTTTCAGACAAAATCTTTTGGGTAAGAGGGTTGACTATTCAGGTCGTTCTGTTATTGTGGTTGGACCTAAACTCAAACTCAATGAATGTGGTATTCCTAAAGGTATGGCTGCGGAGTTGTTTAAGCCTTTTATTATTCGCAAACTCATTGAAAGAGGTATTGTTAAAACAGTTAAATCTGCAAAGAAGATTGTGGATAGAAAAGAATCGGTTATATGGGAGATTCTTGAAAACATATTGAAAGGTCATCCTGTATTGCTTAACCGTGCTCCTACACTGCATAGATTGGGAATTCAGGCTTTCCAACCTAAACTTGTGGAAGGAAAGGCAATTCAACTTCACCCGTTAACGTGTACAGGATATAACGCTGACTTTGACGGTGACCAAATGGCTGTCCATGTCCCACTAGGTAATGCTGCTATTTTAGAAGCACAAATGCTAATGTTAGCTCCTAATAATATCTTAAATCCGGCCAATGGTGCGCCAATCGCTGTACCTTCTCAAGATATGATTCTGGGACTTTATTATATTTCTAAAGGTAAAAAATCAATTGCCGGTTCACCCGTTAAAGGTGAAGGATTGACTTTTTATTCACCTGAAGAAGTAATCATCGCTTTTAATGAAAAACGTGCAGACCTAAACGCTTGGATTAAAATCAAAGCAAATGTGAAGGAAAACGATGTTTTTGAAAATAAGTATATTGAAACTACCATTGGACGTGTACTTTTCAACCAAGTTGTACCAAAGGAGATGGGTTTCATTAACCAAACACTGACCAAGAAATCCTTAAGAAATATTATTGGAGAAATGGTGCAAACATGCGGTATCAAAGTTACTGCTGATTTTCTAGATAATATCAAAGATATGGGATTCTATTATGCATTTAGAGGTGGTCTATCTTTTAGTATTTCAGATGTTAAAATTCCGGATTTGAAAAAGACTCTTGTTGAGGAAGCGCGTCAACAAGTAGAGGAAGTAACCATGAACTACGCAAATGGATTTATTACTAATAATGAGCGTTATAATCAGGTTATCGATATTTGGACTAAAGTAAATTCAAAGGTGTCTGATATCTTATTGAAACAATTAAGTGAGGACAGACAAGGATTTAACCCTATTTATATGATGCTTGACTCAGGTGCCAGAGGTTCAAAAGAACAAATTAGACAGCTGGGTGGAATGAGAGGATTGATGGCAAAGCCTCGCAAACACGTTGGTGGTGGCGGAGGAGAGATTATCGAAAACCCAATTCTTGCAAATTTTAAAGAAGGACTTTCCGTATTGGAATACTTCATCTCAACGCACGGAGCACGTAAAGGTTTGGCAGATACCGCACTTAAAACAGCTGATGCAGGTTATTTGACAAGACGTTTGCATGATGTTGCACAAGATGTTATTATCACAGAAAGTGATTGTGGAACTCTACGTGGAATAACCATGGTTGCGCTTAAAGATAATGATGAAGTTATTGAATCTTTATCAGAAAGAATTTTAGGTAGAACAGGATTACACGATATTTATAATCCGAAAACTAATAAACTTATTATTGCTGCCGGTGAAGAAATTGATGAAAATGCTGCCAAGAAAATTACAGAAGCCAATATTGAAGAGGTTGAGATAAGGTCAGTAATGACATGCGAATCTCATTCCGGAGTTTGTGCAAAATGTTATGGGCGTAATTTGGCAACCAATAGAATGGTTCAAAAAGGAGAAGCTGTCGGTGTAATTGCCGCTCAATCTATCGGAGAACCGGGTACTCAGCTTACATTGAGAACTTTCCACGTGGGAGGTACTGCATCCAATATTGCAGCAGAATCCGAAATCAAAACTAAATATGAAGGGATTGCTTTATTTGATGAAATTAAAACAATTAAAACTGAAAGGGTTGAAGATGAAACAGGTAAGTCCGAAACCGTTGAAATTGTGATTAGTCGTTCGGGTGACATCAGAATCCATGACCCTAAATCAAATGCTTTGATTACAACATATCATATCCCCTATAGTTCAACTTTGTTTATTAAAAACAATCAAAAAGTCTCTAAAAACGATTTGATATGCTCTTGGGACCCATACAATGCCATCATTTTGTCTGACTTGGATGGACTTGTTGAGTTCTTTGGTCTTGAGTCCGGGGTTTCTTTCAAAGAAGAAGTGGACGATCAAACAGGATTTAAAGAAAAGGTAATTGTTGACAGTAAGGACAAAACAATTATTCCAATTATTCGTATCAACGATAAGAAAGGCAATCTATTAAAGGAAATTAACGTTCCGGTTGGTGCGAGGTTGTCTGTTGAGGATGGTCAGAAGATTAAAGCAGGAGATATTATTGCTAAAATCCCAAGAAGTGGCAGCAAAACAAGCGATATTACCGGAGGTTTGCCTCGTATCACTGAGTTGTTTGAAGCAAGAAACCCTTCTAATCCCGCTGTTGTGTCAGAAATTGATGGTGTTGTTACCTATGGTGGTATCAAACGAAGCAATAGAGAGATTGTAGTCGAGTCCAGAGAAGGTGATGTAAAACGCTACTTAGTACCTTTGTCTAAACATATTTATGTACAAGATGGTGATTTTATAAAAGCAGGTAATCCTCTTTCAGATGGCGCAATTACACCTCAAGATATTCTGAGAGTTCAGGGTCCTACTGCGGTTCAGGAATATATTCTCAATGGAATCCAAGAAGTGTATAGATTACAAGGTGTAAAAATCAATAATAAACACATTGAAATTATTATTCGCCAAATGATGCAAAAGGTTGAAATTGTTGAGTCCGGAGACACTATCTTATTGGAAGGTGAATCGGTTGAAAAGTGGGAGTTTAATCAAGAAAACGATGCAATTTTTGATAAGAAAGTTGTATTAGATGCAGGTGATTCAACTACTATGAAACCAGGTCAGGTCGTTTCATTGAGAGAATTACGTGAAGAAAACTCGAAATTGAAGAGACAGGATATGAAGCAAATAGAGGTAAGAGATGCTGTAGCAGCAACCATGACACCTTTACTTCAAGGTATTACTAAAGCATCGTTGGGAACTCAAAGCTTCTTGTCTGCTGCATCGTTCCAAGAAACAACGAAAGTGTTAAATGAAGCTTCTATTTCTGGTAAAGTTGATGACTTACGAGGATTGAAAGAGAACGTAATAGTAGGGCATCTCATACCTGCCGGAACAGGATTAAGAGAATATGATGATATTGTGGTTGGTTCAAAAGAAGAATATGAAATGTTGTTAGCTTCTAAAAATGACTCATATAGTACAGATAGTCATGATAGGGAAGAAACAGTGTCATCTGCTTCACACTAA